AGTGTACAACATGCTCGGACAGGAGGTTGCAACGGTTGTGAATCAGAACGTATCACCCGGAACGTACCAGGCTATGTTCGACGGGTCACGCTTATCGAGCGGCGTCTACATATACAAAATGACAGCCGGAGTGTATCAACAGTCGAAGAAGATGGTGCTGATGAAGTAGAGACAGGTGAATTCTGTTTCGCTAATGGCGCAAGGGCGGAAGCTCTTGCGCTTTGTTTTTTGGGGGAAGGGAACGGAACACTGTACACGGATGGTACGGATTCACGCCGATCATTGACCGGTGCCATGCCACTAATCGTCGTTTTCCGCGTTCCAGTGAAGGATGCTATTCAGCGAATACCATTTCACAACACGAAAATCTGTTGCTTTTATTCTGCCCAATCCGTTCATTTTACTGTCAAATCCTGATTCTCAATCCCATTCATACACTAAAGTAAGGAGGTCAACCATGACACGATGGCTACTGCTTGTTTGCCTGATGTGCCTGGTCGTTACGTTCGCTTTTGCAGGCTCCGGCGGCAAAGGCAATCCGTTGCAGAACGCGCATGTTGAAGCGGAGCAGCTTTTTGATCGGGTCGATGCAACGACCATCACGCCCGATTATATCAGCCCGTTGTCGAGACCGCTGGTCGGAACGTACACAACACTCAGCGGGTACTACGATTACCAATCGAACGGCGGAGCCATTCAACATATCCAGGTCAATCCGGCAAACGGCAACATCCACGTCATCTACATGTTGTCCGAAGATTCCGCTGCGTTTGCCACCAGCCGCCGGACGGGTTACGCGTTCAGCACGGATAACGGCGCGACGTGGAATAACTTCAACAATCTCCGCGTTCCCTCACGGCTCTCCGGCTTCCCGACAATCACGTTGTTGAAGGGCCCGAACGCAGGATTGCCCGGAATTGCAAATCACAGCACTATTTCCGGCACGCAATCCACAGTCTTCATTGATTCACCCGAAGGTGCCGGGGCGTTCAGCGAGTTGAATGCGCCGCCAACCGTTGCCCTTTCCGGCGCGTTGCAGCCCATTTGGCCAAATGTGGGCGGACCTGCGGACGGCTCGGTTGTTATGTCTGCGTCGCTCAATACCGGTGCCGCGCCATTTTATTTCCTACGTACACGAACAACGGACTTCGCCTCCTGGGCGAACTGGGCTGCGTATCCGGATACAACCGGACAGGGAGGCCGCAATCCTACTTATGCAAACGACAATGGATACGTTGGCACTCTCCTGAATGCCGGAAATGCCGGTGGTGCCTGGTGGCATGTTTCAACAAACAATGGCGAGACATGGAGCGCAAACGGACAGAATATCTATCCGATATCTCCTCCCGGCAGACAGACAGCAACGGATACATTTCGTGTTTGGGTCGGAACGGATTTTCTTTGGGACGGTAACACCCCTTTGATGGCACTCAACGAACAGAACCTGACTTCTCCTCGCAACAATCAAGGGCAAATTTTGTTCTGGAGCCAGGCAACAGGGTTCGTTGTTGTGGGAAATACTCTCAACACGCCCAACGTAAAAGAGCCTCCATTTATTTCACAATCGAATCATCTGAACATCGGTTGGCCTGTAATCGCGAAATCAGGCAACACGCTGGTGATTGTGTATCAGGCTCTAACAAACGATACTGCTTCAAACGGACTGAACTACGGCGATCTCTTCTATTCACGTTCAGAGAACAACGGGGTGACGTGGAGCGTGCCGGTGAATCTGACCAACACGCCTGATCTGGATGAGAGATTTCCGAGCGTGTCGCGATGGAACCCTTCCGGGTTTGTCAACCTGACATGGCAGGAGGATCCGGAACCGGGATCGTATGTAATTGCCACGCCCGATGCGGGAGCCCGGCCTTCACGTGCACGGCAAGTGTTCTACCGGCTTCCGATACCTCCGGTGAGCGTGGGTGAGGGGGGCGTTGTCGCCAACTCGTTCAAGCTGAGCCAGAACTATCCGAATCCGTTCAATCCTTCAACCAAGATCGACTACACGGTTGCCCAGGCGGGACTTGTCAGCATCAAAGTGTACAATCTGCTTGGCCAGGAAGTGGCGACACTGCTGAACGAGAACCTCTCTCCCGGCTCGTACCAGGTAACGTTTGACGGGGCGAAGCTGCCCAGCGGAGTGTATGTGTATAAAATGTCCGCAGGCTCGTATCAGGAGTCGAAGAAGATGGTATTGATGAAGTAAGAACCGACATATCCGGTTCATCAAGGCGTGAGGGCAGAGGCTCTTGCGCCTTCTTTTTTGTGGTGAGAGTGGAACGCTGATGACACGGATTTTCGCTGATTGGATTGGTAAGATGTCTCGACGTCATATCGCGCTCCGGTATCGTCCATGGGATTCGGTTCTTGCTTTTGAACTCATCAATGTATTCATTTATCTACCATCCCAATTCAAACATATCAACATTAACAAATCAAGGAGGTCACAGATGACACAAAGGCTACTGTTATTGTGTATCGTGTCCCTTATGGTATTTTCCCTGGCGTTAGCAGGTTCGGGCGACGACAAGAGAATCAAGAATCAGGACATGCAGGTTCAAATAGATGAACCGATGGAATCCGCCGGACCGATTAACATGACGCCCGACTATATCAGTCCCTTTGCCCGACCGGTACTTGGCTCATACACAACATTGAACGGCTTCTATGATTGGCAGTCGAATGGCGGGGCAGTACAGCATATTCAGGTGAATCCTGCCAACGGCAACATTCATGTCACCTACATGGTATCCGATGATTCGACGTCGATTGCCACGAGCCGGCGGAGCGCCTATGCATTCAGCACAAACGACGGCGCAACGTGGAATAACTTCAGCGATGTTCGCATTCCGGCCCGTTCATCGGGGTATCCGACTCTCACGCTGCTCAAAGGTCCGAATGCAGGACTTCCGGCAATTGCGAATCACAGCGCAATCAACGGCACCCAGTCAACCGCCTTCATTGACTCTCCCGAAGGGGCGGGTGCATTCAGCGAGTTGAATGCCCCGCCGACCGTCGCACTCTCCGGCACGCTTCAGCCGATCTGGCCGAATATTGCCGGTGCTGCCGATGGTTCGGTTGTCATGTCTGCGTCACTCAATGTGCCTACGGGATCCCAGCCCTTCACCTTGCGGACACGCACAACTGATTTTGCGAGTTGGTCGAATTGGCAGGAATTCCCTGATACAAATAGTGGCGGGGGCCGTTACCCAACCTATGCCAACGACAATGGTTATGTTGGAACCCTCTTCAATGCGGGCAACACCGGTGGCGGATGGTGGCATGTTTCGACGAACAACGGGGAAACATGGAGTAATCCCTCTTTGAATGTCTATCCGCCTTCACCTCCAGGCCGGGAAACGGCACAGGGCAATTGCCGCATCTGGGTGAGCAGTGATTTTATCTGGGATGGGAACACGCCGCTGGGAACAATGGGTGAACAAACCGTGAATCAAACCGGGAGAAATAATCAGGGTCGGATTCTTTTCTGGAGTCAAGCAGCGGGTATCGTTGATGTTGCTGATTCGTCGAATGTTCCCGGTTATGTTTACCCGCTAAATCTGGGCCAGTCCAACCATCTCACGATGGGATGGTCAACGATTGCCAAATCGGGCAGCAGTCTCGTGATTGTTTTCCACGCATTCACAGCAGATACATCCGCTGCAGGATTCAACTACGGCGATTTGTTCTACTCCATCTCAAACAACAATGGTGTATCGTGGAGTACGCCGGTGAATCTCACAAATACCCCGAGTCTTGATGAACGCTATCCAAGCTTGTCACGCTGGAATCCACCGGGGTTTGTGTACATGACGTGGCAGGAGGATACACAGCCGGGTTCTGCGGCATTCACGGATTTGGCTCCTCTGTCGCGAGCCCGCCAAGTATTCTACAAGTTCCCAGTTCCGACATTGAGCGTTGACGAAAACGGGATGCCCGGCAATTCGTTCAGGCTGAGCCAGAACTATCCGAATCCGTTCAATCCTTCAACCAAGATCGATTACACGGTGGCGCAGGCAGGACTTGTCAGCATGAAGGTGTACAATCTGCTTGGCCAGGAAGTGGCGACACTGCTGAACGAGAACCTCTCTCCCGGCTCGTACCAGGTAACGTTTGACGGGGCGAAGCTGCCCAGCGGAGTGTATGTGTATAAAATGTCGGCAGGCTCGTATCAGGAGTCGAAGAAGATGGTATTGATGAAGTAATTGGGACATCAACGCCACACATCTATATAACTGTCCGCACGCGTGCGGTAACTGTAGAGAGGCTTGAGCGATCAGGCCTCTTTGTATTTTGGGGAGATTTTTCTTGCATCTCTCGCTGTGCATTGCTAAGTTAATAACACGCAGTCAAACTCCCGGATCGCATCAACACCCCACTCTAACCTTGACCTGTTTTTCCGGGATGACGCAAGGCACGCAGGGAAAGGGTAAAACATATTTCGATGTAAGGGGTTCATTCCTCTCAATTACAATCAAGTCGGGTAGTTGTTCCACACTTCACACTGAGGAGTTGTGAAAGATACTATGGCCTTCTTGTCTGCACGCTTGCGTTCCCGGCCTCAATCCGGGATACACGTACATATCTCACACCTACACTTACATTCATCTCAGCATATTCATGGAGGAATCATGAAGAAAGCTCACGCATTGTTCATTTTTTCTGTCCTCGTTCTTGTGCTGCTTGCGCCCGTCACAACAGGGTGGGGGCAGTTCACGAACGGGAATATCGTCATACTCAGAGTTGGCGACGGCTCGGGGGCATTAAGCAGTAACGCCACCGCCGCTTTTCTGGACGAGTACACAACAACGGGTACGCTCGTACAGACCGTTGTCATTCCGTCGTCAGGGCCGGGAAGGGTGACCCTCTCCGGTTCGGCGACCAGTGAAGGAGGGATGACACGATCCACGAACGGGCAATACCTGTTTTTTACCGGCTATGACAGGGATGCCGGAACGGCGGGCGTAACAACGGCATACGCCGACACGCTGAACCGTGTTGTGGCACGGGTGGATGCGATGGAAGTCATCAACGCCACCACCCGATTGACGGATGCGTTCAACGGAAGCAATATCCGCAGCGCAGTTTCGACGAACGGTACGGATATCTGGGTTACCGGCAACGGCGGTTCGGGCCAGGGGACCTCGGCGGGTACGCGCTATACAACCCTCGGCTCGACAACAACAACGGGCCTTCATACCACCACAACGAACATGCGCTGGGTGAATGTCTTTAACGGGCAGCTGTACACCTCAAGCGCAACGGGCGCGAATCTGGGTGTAAATACGGTTGGAACGGGCCTTCCGACAACGGATGGCCAAATCGTGACTCTGCTACCCGGTTTGCCGACAACCGGCACGCACAGCAACTACGGCTTCGCCATCAGCCCTGACGGCAACACCATGTACATGGCGGATGACGGAACAGTAGCCAACGGCGGCGGCATTCAGAAATGGACGCTCAGCGCAGGAACCTGGAGTCTGGCCTACATTCTTTTGAACAACGGAACAACCACAACCTCCATTCGCGGACTGATTGTTGATTGGAGCGGCGCGAATCCCGTTATCTATGCAAACACCTCCACCAGTGTGTTGATTCAGGTAATCGACACGGGGGCGGCGAGCACAGCGACGACACTTGCAACAGCAGCCGCAAGCACCGCGTTTCGCGGAATCGCGTTTGCACCCGTTGCGGGATCAAGCGCAGCGGTGAAGACCATCAACAATACGATTCCGACTGGCGGCGATAACTACAATTCATTCACCGACGCCATCACAGCCTTGAACGCGGGTCCTGTTCCGACAGGAGGCATTATTTTCAACGTCAGTGCCGGACAGACATTCACGGAGAACCCGCCTGAAATCACGGCAAGCGGCACTTCTGCCGATCAGATCGTCTTCCAGAAGAGCGGCGCAGGGGCAAATCCCAAGATCGTTCCGTTAACCCCGGGAACGGTTGCTTCATCA
The sequence above is a segment of the Bacteroidota bacterium genome. Coding sequences within it:
- a CDS encoding T9SS type A sorting domain-containing protein, which produces MTQRLLLLCIVSLMVFSLALAGSGDDKRIKNQDMQVQIDEPMESAGPINMTPDYISPFARPVLGSYTTLNGFYDWQSNGGAVQHIQVNPANGNIHVTYMVSDDSTSIATSRRSAYAFSTNDGATWNNFSDVRIPARSSGYPTLTLLKGPNAGLPAIANHSAINGTQSTAFIDSPEGAGAFSELNAPPTVALSGTLQPIWPNIAGAADGSVVMSASLNVPTGSQPFTLRTRTTDFASWSNWQEFPDTNSGGGRYPTYANDNGYVGTLFNAGNTGGGWWHVSTNNGETWSNPSLNVYPPSPPGRETAQGNCRIWVSSDFIWDGNTPLGTMGEQTVNQTGRNNQGRILFWSQAAGIVDVADSSNVPGYVYPLNLGQSNHLTMGWSTIAKSGSSLVIVFHAFTADTSAAGFNYGDLFYSISNNNGVSWSTPVNLTNTPSLDERYPSLSRWNPPGFVYMTWQEDTQPGSAAFTDLAPLSRARQVFYKFPVPTLSVDENGMPGNSFRLSQNYPNPFNPSTKIDYTVAQAGLVSMKVYNLLGQEVATLLNENLSPGSYQVTFDGAKLPSGVYVYKMSAGSYQESKKMVLMK
- a CDS encoding T9SS type A sorting domain-containing protein, whose amino-acid sequence is MTRWLLLVCLMCLVVTFAFAGSGGKGNPLQNAHVEAEQLFDRVDATTITPDYISPLSRPLVGTYTTLSGYYDYQSNGGAIQHIQVNPANGNIHVIYMLSEDSAAFATSRRTGYAFSTDNGATWNNFNNLRVPSRLSGFPTITLLKGPNAGLPGIANHSTISGTQSTVFIDSPEGAGAFSELNAPPTVALSGALQPIWPNVGGPADGSVVMSASLNTGAAPFYFLRTRTTDFASWANWAAYPDTTGQGGRNPTYANDNGYVGTLLNAGNAGGAWWHVSTNNGETWSANGQNIYPISPPGRQTATDTFRVWVGTDFLWDGNTPLMALNEQNLTSPRNNQGQILFWSQATGFVVVGNTLNTPNVKEPPFISQSNHLNIGWPVIAKSGNTLVIVYQALTNDTASNGLNYGDLFYSRSENNGVTWSVPVNLTNTPDLDERFPSVSRWNPSGFVNLTWQEDPEPGSYVIATPDAGARPSRARQVFYRLPIPPVSVGEGGVVANSFKLSQNYPNPFNPSTKIDYTVAQAGLVSIKVYNLLGQEVATLLNENLSPGSYQVTFDGAKLPSGVYVYKMSAGSYQESKKMVLMK